CGCCATTGTTCCCGCTGCGGGAGTAGGCAGTCGAATGCAGCATTCGGCGCCAAAGCAGTATATTGAACTTGCGGGTAAAACTATTTTAGAACATACCCTGAGTAAACTTGCAGAACTTAACGAATTAAATACCATCAAAGTAGCAGTTAGCGATGATGACGGTTACTTTGCTGATTTACCTCACATTGATAAGCGTATTGAGCGCGTGTCTGGTGGTAAAGAGCGCGCTGATTCAGTGCTCAATGCATTGTTATCACTAGCGGATAACCCACCTGATTGGGTGCTTGTTCACGATGCGGCAAGGCCGTTAGTGTGCTTGGCTGATATTCAGCGTTTAATAACTGAATGTATCGCTGCCAATGAAGGCGGTATTTTAGCGGCAAAAGTAAAAGACACTATTAAGCGCGGTCATACCCACAGTGAGCAAACAGTGCCACGTGATGATTTATGGCAGGCACTCACCCCTCAGTTTTTCCCTTATCAGGCGCTGACTAATGCGCTATCAAGTGCCCTTAAAAATGGTGTGACTATCACTGATGAAGCATCGGCAATTGAATGGGCTAAGCAGCCTGTTAAGCTGGTTGCTGGTCGCAGTGACAATATTAAAATTACCACCCCAGAAGATTTAGATTTAGCAGCATTTTTACTGCAAAAACAACAAAACGAGAGTACCTCATGATTCGAATTGGCCATGGCTTTGATGTACACAAATTTGGCGGCGAAGGCCCGTTGGTAATTTGTGGTGAAAAAATAGATTACCCACAAGGCTTTTTAGCGCATTCAGATGGTGACGTTGCCATTCACGCATTGTGTGATGCTATTTTAGGTTCATTGGCAATGGGTGATATTGGTAAGCATTTCCCTGATACTGCTAGCGAATACGAAAATATTGATAGCCGAATTTTACTACGCCACGTGGTTGGTCTTGCTAAAGAGCAAGGTTATGTACTTGGCAATGCCGATGTCACGATTGTTGCGCAAGCACCAAAAATGTTGCCACATATTCAAGCAATGCGTGAAAACTTATGCCAAGACCTTGAAGCTGATATTTCACAAGTTAATGTGAAAGCAACAACCACTGAGAAGCTTGGGTTTGAAGGCCGCAAAGAAGGTATCTCAAGTCACGCAGTGGTGATTATGAGCAAACAAAGCGCATGAGTGAGTTAAACTACCTTTACGGTAAACCTCTTTCTAAGGCTGACTTCAAAACTCACGCCGAAGACTTCATGGTTGATGAAGACTTAGGTATTGAGTTTACCGGTTCTGGTGAACATGTTTGCTTGCAGGTTGTAAAAAAAGGCGAAAATACTCAGTTTATTGCGAAACGCATTGCAGAAAAAGCAGGGGTATCTCCACGTGATGTGAGTTATGCAGGCTTAAAAGACCGTCATGGCGTGTGTACCCAATGGTTTAGCGTGCCAGTACCAATTAAAAAGCACATAGAATTTAGTGAACTGAATAACGAGCAATTTTTTGTAATATCGCAACAGCGCCATAACCGTAAGCTCAGAACTGGCTGCCATAAAGGCAATCGCTTTACTATTACATTACGTAATGTGACTGAGCCGCTGGATATTTTGTGTCGTATTAACGCGGTGCGCGCAGGTGTGCCTAATTATTTTGGCGAGCAGCGCTTTGGCCATGGTGGTCACAATCTTGAAATGGCAAAGCGAATGTTTGCTGGAGAGCGTATCCGCGATAAAAAATTGCGTGGTTTAGTTATTTCAGCTGCGCGCTCTTATGTATTTAATGAAATCGTAAGTATGCGGGTTGCCGAGCACGGCCTTGCGAAAACAATGCACCGCGAAGTGTTTATGCTCAGCGGCAGTAATGCTTTTTTTGAAGACAACATTAGTGATGACAATATTGCTCGGTTAGCGTCTGGCGATATTGTGATGTCGGCCCCTATGGTTGGTAAAGGCGAAAAAGGCCTGACCGAGACCGAAAAAGAGTGGCTCGAACCTTATCAGTCTTGGATAGATGGCCTTAGCGAACTTGGCCTTAAGAATGAGCGTAGAATGTTACGACTTATTCCTGATTCATTAGCGGTTGAAACGATTGACGAAACTACTTTAAAGTTAAGTTTTGGTTTACCAAAAGGCTGTTTTGCTACCGCCTTGCTGCGTGAGCTGGTGGATTATCAAGATGCAAGCCCCAGAGAACAAAAACAAAAGGATGCGTAAATGAAAATCTTATTGAGCAATGATGATGGCGTACATGCTAAAGGGATTGCGGTTTTGTATCATGCATTGACGCAAATAGCAGATGTGACCTTAGTAGCGCCAGATCGTAATTGTAGTGGCGCAAGTAATTCATTAACGCTCATGAATCCACTTCGTGCAACTACCCTTGATAATGGCTTTATTTCGATTAATGGCACGCCGACTGACTGTGTGCATTTGGGAGTTAATGAATTAGTCGAGCTGCAGCCAGATCTAGTGGTAGCAGGAATAAACCACGGTGCCAACCTAGGTGATGATACCTTGTATTCAGGTACAGTAGCAGCGGCGACTGAAGGCCGCCACTTAGGACTGCCAGCGATTGCTGTGTCGTTATGCTCTAAAGAAGGAAATCACTTTGAAACTGCTGCTGCGGTTGCGGTGAGTATTATCAAAGAGTTGGCATCGCACCCATTACCGAAAGATCAAATCATCAACTTAAACGTGCCAGATATTCCGCTTACAGAGCTAAAAGGAGTCAAGGTAACCCGTTTAGGTTCGCGTCATAAAGCTGAAACCATGACTAAACAACAAGACCCATGGGGCCGTGACATTTATTGGTATGGTACCCTTGGTGCTGAAAGTGATGCAGGTGAAGGCACCGATTTTTATGCCATTAATAATGGTTACGCATCAGTGACCCCGCTTAGTGTTGATATGACGGCGAAAGAAAGCTTACAAGCCGTCGATAGCTGGTTAGCAAATATGGAGATTAATAGTGCTGACTAATTATAATCGCAGTGCACTGGCATTAGCTGAACTATTAAAACGTGAGGGTGTAGAAGACAGTACTGTGCTTGAAGCGATAGCCTCAACACCCAGACACATTTTTATCGATGATGTTTTGCAGCACAAAGCTTATCAAAATACCGCATTGCCAATAGGTCAAGGACAAACGATTTCGCAGCCATATATTGTCGCACGCATGACAGAGCTGCTTCGCTTAGCGGGCGTACGTGATAAAGTGCTCGAAATTGGCACGGGCTCTGGCTACCAAACGGCAATACTGGCGAAAACCTTCACTAAAGTTTGCTCGGTAGAGCGTATTAAAGCATTGCAATGGCAAGCAAAACGCCGTTTGCATAAGCTTGATTTATATAATGTCACCATGAAACACGGTGACGGTTGGCAAGGCTGGCAGTCGCAAGCTCCGTTTGAGGGGATTATTGTCA
Above is a window of Pseudoalteromonas shioyasakiensis DNA encoding:
- the ispD gene encoding 2-C-methyl-D-erythritol 4-phosphate cytidylyltransferase; protein product: MNTKQTITAIVPAAGVGSRMQHSAPKQYIELAGKTILEHTLSKLAELNELNTIKVAVSDDDGYFADLPHIDKRIERVSGGKERADSVLNALLSLADNPPDWVLVHDAARPLVCLADIQRLITECIAANEGGILAAKVKDTIKRGHTHSEQTVPRDDLWQALTPQFFPYQALTNALSSALKNGVTITDEASAIEWAKQPVKLVAGRSDNIKITTPEDLDLAAFLLQKQQNESTS
- the ispF gene encoding 2-C-methyl-D-erythritol 2,4-cyclodiphosphate synthase, with the protein product MIRIGHGFDVHKFGGEGPLVICGEKIDYPQGFLAHSDGDVAIHALCDAILGSLAMGDIGKHFPDTASEYENIDSRILLRHVVGLAKEQGYVLGNADVTIVAQAPKMLPHIQAMRENLCQDLEADISQVNVKATTTEKLGFEGRKEGISSHAVVIMSKQSA
- the truD gene encoding tRNA pseudouridine(13) synthase TruD, translated to MSELNYLYGKPLSKADFKTHAEDFMVDEDLGIEFTGSGEHVCLQVVKKGENTQFIAKRIAEKAGVSPRDVSYAGLKDRHGVCTQWFSVPVPIKKHIEFSELNNEQFFVISQQRHNRKLRTGCHKGNRFTITLRNVTEPLDILCRINAVRAGVPNYFGEQRFGHGGHNLEMAKRMFAGERIRDKKLRGLVISAARSYVFNEIVSMRVAEHGLAKTMHREVFMLSGSNAFFEDNISDDNIARLASGDIVMSAPMVGKGEKGLTETEKEWLEPYQSWIDGLSELGLKNERRMLRLIPDSLAVETIDETTLKLSFGLPKGCFATALLRELVDYQDASPREQKQKDA
- the surE gene encoding 5'/3'-nucleotidase SurE; this translates as MKILLSNDDGVHAKGIAVLYHALTQIADVTLVAPDRNCSGASNSLTLMNPLRATTLDNGFISINGTPTDCVHLGVNELVELQPDLVVAGINHGANLGDDTLYSGTVAAATEGRHLGLPAIAVSLCSKEGNHFETAAAVAVSIIKELASHPLPKDQIINLNVPDIPLTELKGVKVTRLGSRHKAETMTKQQDPWGRDIYWYGTLGAESDAGEGTDFYAINNGYASVTPLSVDMTAKESLQAVDSWLANMEINSAD
- a CDS encoding protein-L-isoaspartate(D-aspartate) O-methyltransferase → MLTNYNRSALALAELLKREGVEDSTVLEAIASTPRHIFIDDVLQHKAYQNTALPIGQGQTISQPYIVARMTELLRLAGVRDKVLEIGTGSGYQTAILAKTFTKVCSVERIKALQWQAKRRLHKLDLYNVTMKHGDGWQGWQSQAPFEGIIVTAAAATMPQGLLAQLADGGVMIAPIGEQDQQLMMVVRNGDTFTEHKVAPVRFVPLVPGDIE